The nucleotide sequence cttgtccaaaacgacaagtattatcaacccggagggattAGTTGTTAGTGCTTACTCTGTActagaggtggccaaacgggccGGGCCAAAACGGGCGGCCCGAGGCACGGCGGAACCTGtagccggcacggcccggcacggcctgctacagtaacgggccgtgccggcacggcacgagtagccgtgccgtgcttgggccgccggccgagcccgcgggccggcacggcacggcacggctactgtagtAAGTCCGCATCTCATCCTTCCGCAAGTCCGTATCTCATCCCTCCCAACTGACGGCCCAGCCCGCTAGCCGCCTCCGCAAGTCCGTTGAGCACCCCTCCTAGCTGATGGCCCAGCCCGCCAGCCACCTCCGCAAGTCCGCATCGCATCCCTCCGCGCCATTTCGGTTCCTGGGCCAACCGTGCCCCGTCCACGGCCCATTTTTCATTCACGGGCCCGTACTGACACGGCGGGCCACACgcatgccgtgccggcacgggcacggcccggccatccacgggccgtgcttgggccggcggctcggcacgtgggttgggacggcacggcccgtttcatgagccgtgcctaacgggccgtgccgaaacgggccgtgccggacccgtgcccgtgccgtgccgggccgggccgcccgtttggccacctctacTCTGTACTCGTACTATGGTGATGGTGCAAATGCAACGCACGGCAATCATGTTACGTCTGCGTGAATGCATGCTTCTGTTCTATCTGCGCAGTACAAGTCACACTATCTTTgtggatagaaaaaaaatagaagagatATAAAATGCAAGCACGTCAAAGTATAAAAATCACAAACCCCATTTCTCTGTTATGACCAGCCATCTTCGTGGCATGAATGCATCCTCCTTGCCGCTGAAAagtttgggaagaaaaaaaatgacattACCAACCTCGAATTAAGGAGGAAATCCctaaaaatttcaaattatagaTGCAAAAAGGGACCGCTTTGTCTCTCCCTCCCCCCGTCACGGCCATGACAACGCTCCCATAGTCCCACATTTCACTGGCACTATTCATTGGTGACAGATGAGAATCGTTTTCAGCCCCTTCATTGCTCGTTGATGAAACGCCCGGGGTCCAATCCAACAACGCTTATCGCCATTCGCCTCCTCATCCCTCCGTTTCAGCCTCGACCATGGCAGCCGGTGCATGCAAGACGCGAATcatatgctgctgctgctgctgctaagaCAGTCACACATGTTTACAATTCCAGTGAAATCCGGTCCAAAATTTGTAAAATTCAGACAACTCGGACCAGTTGGAAAACACAAAACCCCTTGATTTTTCGAtcaagttctaaaaaaaattaaaactaaattttaatttttttttcatgagatttatTTAAGAGTTCATCATTTTTTTGTTAGTTTATAAACGGTTTTCATGAAATCTCTGGCTAGCATATACGGAAGCTTGGGGGCAGGTAAGGTAGGTAGGTACTCCGGAGGAGCCGGGCGAAGGGTCACTACTCACACTTCACTCTCACTCTCTCGTACCGAAGCAGTCACGAAAGTTGTCAGCGTCATCACGAACACGCGACGACGCGGACGCCGCAACGACGAGCTAGCCGGTGACCTCAGCGGCGGGCGCCCCTCGCGTCACCCAGCCGCTGACCAATCTCGCTCTCTGCAGCCTGCACGCGCTCCATGACAGACGGACGGTGCTCGCTTTCCCTACCTTTACCGGCCTTGCGCTCAGCGGCGGGACACATCTCTGCACAtggctccgcccgcataaatcCAAGCAGAAACCACCACCTCGTTTTGCCTGGCCGCTCTGCTCAACTTCCAAGCTCCAAAGTTAAGCAGGCAGCTCATCTGTTTCCAAACCAATCCTTAGCTATGCTATGGATGTGTTTAGCTCTAGGATATAAAGTTTCGATGTTTCAAATCggatatacatacacatatttgaagtattaaatatagtctaataacaaaacaaattaatccgcgagacgaatttattaagcctaattaatctgtcattagcaaatatttactgtagcaacacattgtcaaatcatgacacaattaggcttaaaagattcgtctcgcaagttacacgcaatctgtgatattagttatttttttcgtttatatttaatactccatgcatgtgtctaaacattcgatgtgatatggtgtaaaattttatcACGGGATCTAAGCAGGCCCTATATGTGTGGGCCAGCCGAAAGCCCGAAATTGACCATTGCCAGGCGTCAATGCGACTGTGAATCCAGGTACTCTACAAAAATGTCAACTGTTATACAGTTTATTCGTTAGCAACTTGGCATGGTCACCGTTTTGCCTGTAATAAACTAGTAACTAGAAGTAACACTAAAAGTACAGTAACAGCAAGGTAAACGACAACACTTGGCATTACGCGCATCAGCCCTGATATACCAACAACTCGTGaagactactactactacagctCGTGTACTGGATTGCACGGCCGGGCATATAGCAAAGGGCTAACTTCCTGGCGCATCCAAAGCATGCTTACCCAATCGAAATGTACCCTATCCGTTGCTTACATTACACTACAAACAAAGCAGAACGAACTGTTCATCGTCGGAGGAGGGAAGCTAATTAGTTGCTCGTGTGATGGCTTACTTAATCCATGTTTGTTCAGAATCTTCTTTCTTTAAGTACGTCCCATTCACTGCCTGTAGTGCCTACTCCGATTGACCCCTTCACATGCAGTGCATAGCTTACCTAAGCGTTGAACTTGCATGACTGTCAGACAAAGTTCCAAATACTCCTGTCGGTCCACCTTTTGCATTCTTTTCTCGACGAAAAGGTTTTTGTTTGTTGCCGCCCTTCATGGTCAGGCGATTGGCACCACTCTTGAGTTAGTTTTAGGTGCTAGATTCCAACTAATAATCACCCTTTTCTTGTTGCCAGATGCACACTTTTCTGGTATGGAATCTAGCATTTTGCCACCACCATTATGTTTGTTGTGCATCTGTTATGAACTTCCTATCTGGTTTTGTCCTTGCAGAAATTCAGATTGGGAGCAGATTAGCAGCTCCTCAGGTTACTGGTATAGAATATCATTATACAACCACCATTTGTTAaaataggttgtgtttagatccaacttcagttcttttccatcacatcaacctgtcatacacacacaacttttcagtcacataatctccaattttaaccaagactgtgtttagttcagcgcaaagtttggattttggttgatccaaactttagatctaaacacaacgcaaaatctaaacttcgcgctgaactaaacacaactaTGATTAAAATCCCTATCAAGTTCTGTTCCTGCAGAAATTCAAGATTCTTCGGCCTTCGGAGCAATGCGTCACAGCGTCAGTGAGAAAAGGGTCTGTGTCTTATGACATGGGCAACATCCAGGAATCAAGTGGTACACGGGAGACCGTGGAGAAAAGGGTCAGGCTTGCATATGACCCTACAGGAAATGTAGACCATACTGTACTACCTTTGGTAGGGGACAAGCATGGCCTCGCCGTCCTtgtcaaaaattttaaaaaaggatAAATTCCATATGTAGATCCGTCTATGGACAGCTAGGATTGAATTCTTTCATCCAATTATCAAGCGCTGCCGAGGTATCGGCAGCCACTGATTTCTTTGATTTTCCATGACCAATCACCAATGAACACATCGGTTTCATCTACAATTCAGGTAGCTTTCTCACTttgtacagaaaaaaaaagaacctggGTTTGCCAAACTTTCATGAAAAAACCTGTGAAATTATGTGTTAGCAGCAGCAGAACAGAGAAAATTCAGTCATCTGATGCAACAACGTACAGTGGTAACTGCTAAGATCCAACAGAAAATTTCACACAAAGCAAATATCACAAAATAGAGTATCAAGCATTAGAAAGGTGCTAAGCACTAGTGTAATTGGATTGGATCGGAGCAAAAGGATTTTGATCTTATTTACAGATGCAGAAATTCAGAAGAATTTCAGACACATGCGTCTTTCTTCCTGAACAATGCCTAAGTTTGGAAAGTACACACAGAACAATGCCATTACTCTGGCTTGCAAGCAACACCCGCCACACGCGCGTCGCGAGCCCTGTCAACTTTACACATCCGAGCACAAAGTGCACTACACatgggagctcgccggcgccgccgccgccatggcgacctcgccggcgtcgaccaGCGATGGCAGCTGTCGCAATCCGCGTACCTAATTGCCTCAACTGTCTAATGGTGTACTAGGTATTCGGTGGAATCAATCAATcacacggtggtggtggtggtggtggtttagAATTCGGCCGTGTTGCCGCACGACGAGGACCCGAGCtcgcgctgccggcggcggaagGACATGAGGCCGTCGGACACGATGCTCCCGgcgcagtcgtcgccgtcgccgcactcGAGGCTGCTGCCGGTCAGGTCGGCCGCGTCGTCGGCCTCGTTCCGCATGGCCCGGAGCGTCTTCCTCGCCATGTCGCGCCGCACGATGCCCGGGGCGCACTCCtcggcgacgcggcggagggccgcgtccgcgccggcggcgcgcgcgaggcCGCGGAACCGGAGGCTGCCACGGCTCATGGCGTACATCGCCGCGACGCACCACTCGTCGAGCTCGGCGCTGCGGGTGTCGTGGGAGAGGATGGCGGTGACGGCCGCCACGGCGCCCGCGTCCATCAGCGCCGCGCGGCCCTCCGTGCAGGCGGCCACGTTGCAGACGACCATGAGCGCCAGCCTACGGATGGGCATCCGCTCGGCGGCGCTggacgcgacggcgaggagagcCTTGGGCGCGCCCGGGAAGCGGGCGATCTTGGACTggttgacggcggcgagggagaggtgGTAGAGCGCCATCCCGGcgtcgcggcgcgcgggcgcggcgtgggcggggGAGGTGAGCAGGTCGAGGAGGGGAGGCACCGCGCCGAGCACGCCGATGGCGGCGCGGTTGTCCTCGTTCAGGGCGAGGCCGAAGAGCGCGCCGGCCGCGTGCTCACGGGCCTCCGGCGGCGACGTGCTCGAGCGGAGCACCTCGacgagcggcggcacggcgcccGCGCGGACGATGCGCACCTTGTTCGCCGGCTCGAGCGTGAGGTTCACCAGCGCGGCCGTCGCGTCGACACGAGCGCTGGCGTGGCGCGGGATGAGCAGCACGCGGCGGAGCGCGCCGAGCATCCGCGGCGTGCagagcgcgcgccgccgctccgcgctCTCCCGCGTGGCCTCCCGGAGGCCGGCAACGGCCAagaccacctcctcctcctcctccgcatccATCACCTTGGCAACCACCACGTCCTCGAGCGGATCAACCGCCATCTCCACCTGCTCCCGGACCGCATCCTTGTTTGTCCCCTCCTTCACGGGCTTCACACCAACCTCGTCCTCCGCCGGAATAATCTCCGACGAAGACGTGTacgacgacgtcgacgcggcggacgccggcgacgagtaGGACGAATTGGACGAGCTCGCCAGCGCCGCCCGCCGGGTCCTCACCGACTTCGCCGCATCGGCCGGCATCGCGCGGAGCACGGCCTCCCGAGCAGCatcggccgacggcggcgccggcaccaCCCTACCGGAGCGCGCGCACCAGGTCCCAATCGCCGCCTTGAGCGCCGCGTTGGGTATCACCGCGTCGGAGGCGGACCCCATCCCGGGCGGCAGGAACGCGAGCTCCGCGCAGGCCTGGAGGCAGGCGCGCTCGTACGTCTGCCCCGACGGGAGGATCACCGGGTCGGCCATGAGCGCGCCCAGGATCGAGCACACGAACTCGGCCGGAGGCGCTTCTTCCTCCGCAACAACAACAACCGCCGAACGCGCAGGCGAGTGGGGCTCGGGGtccggcggggaggagggagacgacggCGCGCTGCGGTGGAACGGCAGCTTCCAGCGGCGAGGGCGGCCCGCACCCATGaaacgcgcgcgcggctgcggggGTGGTgttcagcggcggcggtggcggcgaggggaggaggagctaGAGGAGCTAGGAGGTGGAGGTAGTGATGCTTTTGCTGTGGCGGCCATTGGGTCTCGGGGGGTttgggtttgtttttttatttttctcttttgggGTTCGGGTGGTTTGTGGGTGCCTTGGCTGGAACTGAGGTCAGTGTGTGCGCGCTTCTCCTCGGTTTTATGCGGAGACAAACCTTAGCCAGGAAGGGATCGCGCGCGGGCGGGTGGGTCTCCGTGTCGCGGTTTTTTGCGGTGGATTTGCTGTGATTTTGGCTGCGTTTCACGGTGGGAGTACGGGGCGGGGGTGGTGCGCCGCGCGTTTGTTCAGCGGCTGGGGtgggcgtttttttttttggccggAAACACCGGTTGCTTGGTT is from Oryza sativa Japonica Group chromosome 9, ASM3414082v1 and encodes:
- the LOC4346948 gene encoding U-box domain-containing protein 40, which gives rise to MGAGRPRRWKLPFHRSAPSSPSSPPDPEPHSPARSAVVVVAEEEAPPAEFVCSILGALMADPVILPSGQTYERACLQACAELAFLPPGMGSASDAVIPNAALKAAIGTWCARSGRVVPAPPSADAAREAVLRAMPADAAKSVRTRRAALASSSNSSYSSPASAASTSSYTSSSEIIPAEDEVGVKPVKEGTNKDAVREQVEMAVDPLEDVVVAKVMDAEEEEEVVLAVAGLREATRESAERRRALCTPRMLGALRRVLLIPRHASARVDATAALVNLTLEPANKVRIVRAGAVPPLVEVLRSSTSPPEAREHAAGALFGLALNEDNRAAIGVLGAVPPLLDLLTSPAHAAPARRDAGMALYHLSLAAVNQSKIARFPGAPKALLAVASSAAERMPIRRLALMVVCNVAACTEGRAALMDAGAVAAVTAILSHDTRSAELDEWCVAAMYAMSRGSLRFRGLARAAGADAALRRVAEECAPGIVRRDMARKTLRAMRNEADDAADLTGSSLECGDGDDCAGSIVSDGLMSFRRRQRELGSSSCGNTAEF